One region of Callithrix jacchus isolate 240 chromosome 16, calJac240_pri, whole genome shotgun sequence genomic DNA includes:
- the LOC118151265 gene encoding low-density lipoprotein receptor-related protein 5-like, with amino-acid sequence MDTNVIKSSNMLGQEQVVIADDQLHPFGLTQDSNYIYWMDWNLYNIEWANKTSGQNRTLIQGHLDFMMDILVFHSSCQDGLNDCMHENRQCGQLCLAVPSGHHYGYASHYTLDPSGCNCSCKCLAFSCTSLPC; translated from the exons ATGGACACCAACGTGATCAAGTCGTCCAACATGCTGG GTCAGGAGCAGGTTGTGATTGCCGACGACCAGCTGCACCCATTCGGTCTGACACAGGACAGCAATTATATCTACTGGATGGACTGGAATCTGTATAACATCGAGTGGGCCAACAAGACCAGCGGCCAGAACCGCACCCTCATCCAGGGCCATCTGGACTTCATGATGGACATCCTGGTGTTTCATTCTTCCTGCCAAGATGGCCTCAATGACTGCATGCATGAGAACCGGCAGTGCGGGCAGCTGTGCCTTGCCGTCCCCAGTGGCCACCACTACGGCTATGCCTCACACTACACCCTGGACCCCAGCGGCTGCAACTGCAGCTGTAAGTGCCTTGCATTCTCTTGCACCTCACTTCCATGTTAG